The following proteins are co-located in the Dyadobacter chenwenxiniae genome:
- a CDS encoding DUF4369 domain-containing protein, with the protein MTKLLLRLVALSFLFPPAFGQLIKIKIVNPDGLKGRKAILLTREKGFAATVHSIKLGQDSINLQMEKDLVPNLYQMQVSQLKGSLYFFLENGVKIQLDTTDLSKSVASNSKSNEEWQVFWNNIQKPSDDRLLIYTAGEGRARNKAQADSIDYWRGRQAIERLDLQIKTSTFIQNNLSSFVSLYLLKVNWYAFKNLGIFEKLDPSLARHRTYKFLKEKRRGNS; encoded by the coding sequence ATGACCAAATTGCTGCTCCGACTTGTTGCACTTTCTTTCCTCTTCCCCCCTGCTTTTGGTCAGCTTATCAAGATAAAAATCGTCAACCCCGATGGACTGAAAGGCCGGAAAGCGATCTTGCTAACCCGTGAAAAGGGTTTTGCAGCAACCGTACATTCAATTAAACTAGGCCAGGACAGCATTAACTTGCAAATGGAAAAGGATCTTGTTCCGAATTTGTACCAAATGCAGGTTTCGCAATTGAAAGGCTCCCTTTATTTTTTTCTGGAAAACGGCGTCAAGATCCAGCTTGATACGACGGATCTTTCCAAATCAGTCGCAAGCAATTCAAAAAGCAACGAAGAATGGCAGGTGTTTTGGAACAACATTCAAAAACCTTCCGACGACCGCTTGCTCATCTACACCGCCGGCGAAGGACGCGCCAGAAACAAAGCCCAGGCCGACAGCATTGATTATTGGCGTGGTCGGCAAGCCATCGAACGCCTGGACCTCCAAATCAAAACCAGCACATTCATCCAAAACAACCTAAGCTCATTCGTAAGCCTTTATCTCCTGAAAGTCAACTGGTATGCCTTCAAAAACCTGGGCATTTTCGAAAAACTCGACCCATCATTAGCAAGGCACCGGACTTATAAGTTTTTGAAAGAGAAAAGGCGGGGGAATAGTTGA
- the mtgA gene encoding monofunctional biosynthetic peptidoglycan transglycosylase translates to MLRRLQFIALRMLIVFFVVSIVWVLVLKFLPVWVTPFMLSRKVEAFRADEDTEIHHDWEPYENISKEVALAVVASEDQNFPNHWGFDFDQIYNAVTEKRKRVRGASTISQQVAKNVFLWHGRSFIRKGLEAYFTVLIELIWDKERILEVYLNVAEMGKMTFGVQAASLRYYDKSAKKLSRFEAARIAAVLPNPVRFSIKNPSGYVQKRTGQIVRQMRYLGGQKYIADL, encoded by the coding sequence ATGCTCCGCCGTTTGCAATTTATTGCGCTAAGAATGCTCATCGTTTTTTTCGTTGTTTCAATCGTTTGGGTGCTGGTTTTGAAGTTCTTACCTGTTTGGGTCACGCCATTTATGCTGTCAAGAAAAGTGGAAGCTTTCAGGGCAGATGAGGATACTGAAATCCATCACGACTGGGAGCCTTACGAAAACATTTCAAAGGAAGTAGCGCTGGCCGTTGTTGCATCCGAGGACCAGAATTTTCCCAACCACTGGGGATTTGACTTTGATCAGATTTATAATGCTGTGACCGAAAAGCGGAAACGGGTGCGCGGGGCTAGTACAATCTCGCAGCAAGTCGCCAAAAATGTTTTCCTATGGCATGGCAGAAGCTTCATCAGAAAGGGTTTAGAAGCTTATTTCACCGTTTTAATTGAATTGATCTGGGACAAGGAGCGCATTCTGGAAGTATATTTGAATGTAGCCGAAATGGGAAAAATGACATTCGGGGTTCAAGCAGCCTCATTAAGATACTACGATAAATCCGCCAAAAAGCTCTCCCGCTTCGAAGCCGCCCGCATCGCCGCTGTGCTCCCAAACCCAGTGCGGTTCTCGATCAAAAATCCATCGGGCTACGTCCAAAAGCGGACAGGCCAGATTGTAAGGCAAATGCGGTATCTGGGTGGGCAGAAGTACATTGCGGATTTGTGA
- a CDS encoding DUF2851 family protein has protein sequence MNEDILSFIWRFQYFAAEALYTDEGSQLSIIRTGHRNGNSGPDFSEARVVIGEFQWIGSIEIHVKSSDWYLHDHETDPAYETVILHVVWENDRPVVRRDGTLLPTLTLKGIVKKSVLERYTQLQDETETIPCAPMFAQVNEIQKYGMLDRTLLERLDKKASLVMELLARNNNDWEETAYQWLARNFGFKLNDAPFTRLTEIVTWKIIRKHRDKLSQIEALLFGCAGLIPIESNDFYIRQLRTEYQFLSAKYGLKTQQMNGHEWKNLRMRPAGFPTVRLAQFARLIHKNGSLFSEIISTSAFSSLQAMFHTEQSDYWQDHYLFEKKSKGKVPFLGKDSVNLLIINGAVPLLVGYAKHRQQPELLEKAIYWLSEIGAEKNRITREWEMLGMKVTTAADSQALIEWYNHYCTFRKCLECTVGATLIRSVSL, from the coding sequence ATGAATGAAGATATCCTGAGTTTTATATGGCGATTCCAATATTTCGCTGCGGAAGCATTATACACCGATGAAGGCAGCCAGCTTTCCATTATCCGAACAGGCCATAGGAACGGCAATTCCGGCCCGGACTTTTCCGAAGCACGCGTTGTGATCGGCGAATTTCAGTGGATCGGCAGTATCGAAATCCATGTAAAATCATCGGATTGGTATTTACATGACCACGAAACGGACCCTGCTTATGAAACGGTAATCCTGCATGTGGTTTGGGAAAATGACCGGCCGGTTGTAAGGCGTGATGGCACTTTACTGCCTACACTCACATTGAAAGGAATTGTAAAAAAGTCCGTTTTGGAGCGGTATACCCAGTTGCAGGACGAAACCGAGACGATTCCCTGTGCGCCCATGTTCGCGCAGGTCAATGAAATTCAAAAATACGGGATGCTTGACCGGACTTTACTCGAAAGGTTGGACAAAAAGGCCAGCCTGGTGATGGAGTTACTGGCCAGAAACAACAACGACTGGGAAGAAACCGCCTACCAGTGGCTCGCAAGGAACTTTGGATTCAAATTAAATGATGCACCATTCACACGCCTGACTGAAATTGTAACCTGGAAAATTATCCGGAAACACCGCGACAAATTATCCCAGATTGAAGCATTGCTTTTTGGCTGTGCAGGACTTATCCCAATCGAATCCAACGATTTTTACATCCGCCAGCTGCGAACGGAATATCAGTTTTTGAGTGCCAAATACGGATTAAAAACTCAGCAGATGAATGGTCACGAATGGAAAAACCTGCGCATGCGGCCAGCAGGGTTTCCTACCGTGCGCCTCGCTCAATTTGCGCGGCTGATACACAAAAACGGCAGTTTGTTTTCTGAAATTATTTCCACTTCTGCCTTTTCATCTTTGCAGGCCATGTTTCATACTGAACAGTCTGATTACTGGCAGGATCATTATCTATTTGAGAAAAAATCAAAAGGGAAAGTGCCATTTCTGGGAAAAGACTCTGTTAATCTGCTTATTATCAATGGTGCTGTGCCCCTTTTGGTCGGTTATGCCAAGCATAGGCAACAACCGGAACTGCTGGAAAAAGCAATTTACTGGCTATCCGAAATCGGCGCGGAAAAGAACCGCATCACGAGGGAATGGGAAATGTTAGGAATGAAAGTGACAACTGCCGCTGATTCACAGGCGCTTATTGAATGGTATAATCATTACTGTACATTCCGGAAATGCCTGGAATGTACAGTTGGGGCAACATTGATTCGCTCCGTCAGCCTTTAA